The DNA segment CGGCGACAGGCCGCAAGCTCGGCCTCGTCGAGCAGTTTTCCGGCAAAGGCTTTCTTCAGGATACTCTGGCGCAGGGCTTCGGATTGTTCAAGGCTCTGGTCGATGCTCTCGGCCAGTTTGTCGCACACGGAGAGGCGGGATTCGATGGCGGCAACGATGACGGTTTGTTCTCCAATCGCACACACTTTCATCATCAAGGTTGAAAACTTGCCTTTATTCAAAATCGGCAACGTTGTGGAAGAAGCTCTTTTCTTTATTTGAGTTTGGAAATCTATTCCGATAGCTTGATAATAGACATATTTTGGGTTGTATTTGTCCGATGGAATTATTGCATTAATCTGCTGGTTAAAACATCCTCTCAATTTTATGAGCCCTGTCTTTCCAATTGTTGCACCTATGCAAGTCACAAGGATCGAATTTTCTGGGGCTTGGCGACCATTTTGAAACCCCTTAAGTGAAAGGCCATCGATAGATTTAAAAACATTATGGCCTGCTTCAAGGTCAGTCGGCTTGTAAAAATTGTAATCGTGGGACGAATAGAATTCTTCGTTTTTTTTGGATGGGGTATTTCCAGTAACTATTTCTCCAATTTGTGAAATCATCAGCTCCTGCCATCCATTTACATCTCTTTGTTCCCGCCACTCCCGTGTCAACTCCCCCTCAAACGCCTTTTTCAGCAAGGCCTGGCGGTAGATGTCCAGTTTGGCTTTGGCGGCTTTGAGGTTGGCGATGCCGTTGTCCAGATCGCTGAAGAGCTTCTCTATTTTGGCGACGATGGCGCGTTGTTCGGGGAGGGGGGCGAGGGGGATTGGTAATGCAGAGAATGCTTTCGCTGACAATTCTTTAAAGGTTGTTCCGCTTGCGTGGTTTTCGGCCTTCTGCTTTATGGATTTGAAATAATAATAGATAAATTCACTGTTGAGACAATCGAACGGCACTAAACTTTTAAAGCCTTGGTTTGTGCAAATGTTATTTTTCGCTATGGCGACATATCCGATTGGCGCTCTTGAAGAAAACAATACGCTATTTGCTGGCATCAGTTTAGCCGAAGAATTTTTTAATCCTGTTGCGGTAATTGATTTTCTTCCTTTCGAAATAAACTTTTGAGTATAGCCAGATAAGTCAGCCGGTGTAACCCATGGTATTTCATCACCCCAGTATTCAGCATTTGATGTTTTCGGGGTTCCTCCTGAAATGACTTTCCCGGCATTGCCTATATCTGTTTCAACCCAATCTTGTCTCATGGCCCTATGAAATTTTTCATTAAAATTTTATTGTTTGTTGGCGTGCTGTTGTAGA comes from the Thermodesulfobacteriota bacterium genome and includes:
- a CDS encoding restriction endonuclease subunit S; the encoded protein is MRQDWVETDIGNAGKVISGGTPKTSNAEYWGDEIPWVTPADLSGYTQKFISKGRKSITATGLKNSSAKLMPANSVLFSSRAPIGYVAIAKNNICTNQGFKSLVPFDCLNSEFIYYYFKSIKQKAENHASGTTFKELSAKAFSALPIPLAPLPEQRAIVAKIEKLFSDLDNGIANLKAAKAKLDIYRQALLKKAFEGELTREWREQRDVNGWQELMISQIGEIVTGNTPSKKNEEFYSSHDYNFYKPTDLEAGHNVFKSIDGLSLKGFQNGRQAPENSILVTCIGATIGKTGLIKLRGCFNQQINAIIPSDKYNPKYVYYQAIGIDFQTQIKKRASSTTLPILNKGKFSTLMMKVCAIGEQTVIVAAIESRLSVCDKLAESIDQSLEQSEALRQSILKKAFAGKLLDEAELAACRREPDWEPAASLLERIQKEKSGRSAKKTGEKQMKN